The Grus americana isolate bGruAme1 chromosome 5, bGruAme1.mat, whole genome shotgun sequence region attgcagcactggatgcacgggggatagctccacccaatgtgcatgccaggtgatcaccaacacacaggttatgtaggatcaaaacatacatattcatcgtttatctcagaaagggcagtcctatgataatcatttcttggaatccatttccatattctcctccccgtcacgcatgctcagtgatttgagtcagtggtcatcagtggtctcgcacccgtgtccactgcgtgaccctcttcttgcaggtatgcacagtatccttgctgtggatgcacctgtccataacgacttcataagattaatatctccaaacctattgttcagtttggtagggactgtacatggaacatagcagcattgtaccttgccatggtcagttagcttcattacctattaccttggttacaaactaattatttcaacctgattctatagtttctgtttcacggcccctatcccacggttacacgAGCATGTTTTGCTAAGGATTGTGTCGTCTTGGCCCAGGAAACCCACCTATAAGGCAAGAATAAGATTGTTACGGTGGTGGAGGAAGACTTTGTTTCTGTGATAGCTGAATCTTCCTAGGCAGAACTCTATCTCCATctgatccttatgggtcccttccagctcaggatattctgtgattctatgatctcagAGATATGGTGTGCTCTGTGTCTGTTCTTGTAAAGGTATAAAGACTGTGCATGTTTAAGGAGTTGGATTCTTTGCATGGGGAGAGAGAGCGTGTCTCTGCACTGCCCAGGgcacaagaaaaaacacttgaCAGATAAATCAGGTTCTTTCCTCTTTACAGGCTATATCTCCTCAGTGCAGCTCCATATGAGACACACACAAACTAGAACCAGCTGAACTGATGGAGATGCTAATTCAAATCCCAAAAGCAATATTGCTGTGTTGGCCAGTTCAAAGGCTGCACCAGATAGCACTATTCAAAACAGTACCTTCATGGCTCTGCTTCTGGTTCAGAGATCTCTACAGAGACCTGTAGTCCCTAGTGTAGGCATGTCCTTAGATTGCTCTTGTTCTCACAGATACAGTGAACTAAATGGGAATACAAGCAATAGATCTAAAAACTTAAAAAGAGATAGAGACTTACTGGTAAACAAACGATGTTTCATTAGCCACAGTAATCCCAAAGCTCCAAAACAGCATGTTAACTGCAAATTGACCCaaaatctctgcaaaatatGTGGGTGGTTGTTGTATGAAAATGATCATAAAACTAGATAAAGTAgatgttttgtttcagacttTCCTAAAGTTGGTCATCAGATCCCATTTGACTTTtgacaaaatatttgttcttcagCAATCTGGTTGATCTGTTTGGATTTATGGAGGCTTTTCATGCAGGACGTAGAAGATGCTATCCTAAACAGATGGATAACcttaaaaattttgaaaataagttgACATATAATTCACTTCTCTCAATTTTCTTCACTTATAGTAAGATGGAGATTATAAAAAgaagggactgtgctgctgcagaatgATCCCACGGTAACTAATTAGGTCTCATCAGGTCTGCAAAGGCATCCTGTTCTCATTGTTATGCCAATGCGCTGTAACCAGTAAGCCAAGTTATATGAAAGCCTTGTGATGTTTTACCAGGATGTCATAATATATTTACATTCCTTGCACTGAAGAATTGCAGGTATTGGTATTCATCCATGGATCATTCCTTGCAAATAAATTTGTTGACGTTTGCATAAAAATGATCTGCTTGTCACTGTGTTCCCTACGCTGGCCCTTGTCCGTGATATGTGACATGAGTTCATTTCTCAGCTGGTGAATTTAGGGAGTGTATTAAAGAAGCCACAGCAATATGTGATGAGctgtaattaaaattactaATGCATGTAaattcctttcctcccttctgctTTGATTTACATTCTTCATGCAGACTTTGTTCACTTTGAGTGAGCAGAGACCTAGTGTTGACTGGTAAGAatgatttctgctttctctccagCACAGTTGCATGGGGGAATAAATTTAGGAAGGATCCTTGCTGAGGTGTGACACTGGATATCAAGAAAACTGCGTAGCTTGCAGCTGGCCTGCATAGCTCTGGTCTGTGGTTGTAGTGGCATCATCAGTAAAACAGACCTGTTTAAGAGAGGTAGTTTTCTTAGTCAGTAGCAGGACTAATAATCATGTTCTCTTAGTTCTGGTACAgtctttctttcccatttcttctgttcttacTAAAATATCTATGACTTAAAATGGAGATGTTTAAAGGATTAGCCATTTTATGTTGTATTATCTTACCTAACTAATGCGTGTTATTTGTAGTGATGCTGGAAAACGTGGTTTGGTGTTTAACCATGGAAGCAAGCTACCAAAATCAAATATTGAGAGAAATACCCAAAGCATCTTGATGTGGAACAATGGGTGCTTGAGGGAGGATCTTCTATTATGCCAGACAGTTGtctatatttcattattttgttgcTAGGGAAATTTGTAAGTGGCTCAGCTGCAATTCTCAGTGACCAAAAAATGGGTTTAGTTGATAGGCAAAAGATAGGAAAATCGTATGTTAAGATTTACTGTCCCAGCCTTCTGCAGTAGGAAATAAAGAATTTGGATGGATAGTCCTCTTGTAATTCTGTGGATTTTGGAGGTCAAGGGcttgagtttgttttgtttggttttttactcaACCTCTCATTTTTCTTGAGGTAGATGAATGTCCTATATCagaatagtatttttctttttgggcTATAAGGAGTTACAGCCtgcacagaaatagaaattctCCCCcgaaaaagaaaacaatactcAAAGGCTGTATGACCTTGTGAACAGGGGGCTGAAATGGAGTCAGCGGAACATGGTTCTATGGTGCTGGCATGGACCTTGAGTGTGGCAGAGTCGCATCTGTGTGTTTATGCCATTTTGCTTCTCTGATCCGCtttcttcatttgtattttgttgccttttatTGTGTTTCCTGATAAGATTTGCATGAAGTTTAAGATCCATTCGAATGTTGTCCAAAGTCATTATTCCATTACCTTTTTGTTTGTCTGAGCCCACAGCCCAGGCGGGAATTCCTTCTCCTATATTATGACTCTGAACAAATCCAAGTATAACTTCTGTTACAATTCTTGTTAACTGCCGATTGCTCGGTGCCTCCTGCAAATGAAACGTATCCTACATGCTCTCTGAAGTGTACCTATTCTGATTTGGCCTTCTCATCATCCCTCTAATACTGCTGTTTAGGGTCatgcttctgcttctgctccctGCCACTCGGTTCCAACCATTCCCTTCACCGTTGCCATCTCAAGTTGAAGCTCACTTGTGTGATCTTTAATGGCCTTAGCCCagctcatgtttttcttttcctcatcttgTTCTATCCTAACccggttttttgtttggtttgggggttttggttttttaccaTTCACTTCTTTCACTGCACTCTTTGCTTTTAGACTTTCACATCTCTTACCAGTATCACATCTACTAGGCTTGCATTGCGGTCTTGTGATCACAAACATCCAAATAACCACCCTTTACTGAGCagctatatatatttttctcccGTACTTATTTTGGACTGTTAGATCTGTGGAACATAGGATTTAGTAAACTTTGACTGTGCTGCCAAGTTATCATTAAGAGTAAAGATCAGGCCTTTTACATCTCTGATTCTAGCGTGCTTTGCTGGATACAGCTGAGGTACTCTGCTTATGCCTCGGAACTGGGTGTCTTACCTCTGGAAGCAAAAATTTGTAATTAATAGATAGGGATGGGGGGGAGATAGTCCCATGATAGTGCACATGGTTCCTACTATGGCgtgtgttttcctctttctcagtTTGTCTCTCCCTAGTAGTTTATCTGCTGGCACTTATTGTGCATGAGGATGGACTGATTGGATTGTGGAAAAGCAGCTTATTTGCATATGCATGCAAATCAAAGATTGGCTGACTATCACTCAGTCTCAGCCAATCTCTGATTTGCATGCATATGCAAATAAGCTAATTTTCCAcaatctaaaggaaaaaagaaaacttgctttGGTCACACAGTGTGTTACCAGAAAACACAGCATAGGTTAAGAGCAGTTTTATACTGAAACAAATCTCaggcttccttttccttttgtcttgcagaggcaggcagtggCCAAGATTATGTGACCTCAGAAAATCAGCTGCTTTACTACCCTAGTATTACCTATGCTATCATTGGTAGCTCTGTCATTTTCGTACTTGTGGTGGCCTTTCTTGCCTTAGTCCTGCATCACCAACGCAAACGCAACAATCTCATGACCCTGCCAGTGCATCGACTGCAGCACCCTGTCCTGCTGTCCCGGCTGGTGGTCCTTGATCACCCACACCACTGCAGTGTCACCTACAATGTCAACAATGGGATCCAGTACATGTCCAACCAGGCGTACCACAGGCCAGTGGACCTGGACTCTCCACCATCCTATTCAGAGGCTGTGCTTGACCAAAGGTATGTACAGGAGCTAATTCTGTGCTCACCGTAGTTTCAGGCTACTGGTTGCAACTCTGTTAATCTGTTCTTCTGGTCCCCATTTATCCTCATTACTGCTTTTGACAGTAATACGGCATTGCAATTCTGTCACATGCATAGGGCCAAATTTGAGCTCCTCCTGTGTATGAAAAATTCATGGTCCTCAGATCCCCTTACTCGTACTGGTAGTAAAGGGATTTAAGGCAAACTCAAGTCATACTCTCTTTAGCACGTGTTGTCAGTAGTAGAGATTTTGAGGATGGCAGGAGAATGCAAAGAAATGTATCACTTGTCTACTGGTGATATCCTGTGCCAGTCTGGGatcaaaacatgaaaactgTATTTGGAGTTTTGCCAAAAAACAGCTAGGTTGTAGGTCAtactatttataaaaaaatgacCCTGGTCATATGTGGTAAGTATATAAAGGTAAGAGATCTTCAATTCTTGCATAAAGAAATTGTATagtccctctgctctgcactgcttttcttttaccaatagaagaaaagagtaggattctgaaatggaaagcgctgttctcattttaaatagCTTAAAGTGCTTTGAAGTTTTGTGGGTGGGTGTGTTTTGGGTTATGATGTTTTTGTAGTTATGGCACTGGTTTTATTTGTAGATAATTAACCTTCGTTTTAACCTGTCTGTAAAGTCTTTACAAACAAAACTCTTAGACTGACATCCTCTGTACATAAAAAGGGTGTGGTATGAACTTTAATGATCCATATTGTCCACTGTCACCCTGTCGGTATTTTCTGGTATGAACTCTGGGATTTAAGAATGATAATATAATCATTTACATTCCTATTCTCTGCTGCATTTGGCAGAAGCTCCCTTGTCTTAATGTTGACATTCAGAATAATGATATCTTTTCATTAGTAAGGAGAACTAAATAAGCAGCTGTCCAGATTGTAATCGCTTCTCACCTGGGCTGATACAAACCATCAGCAATTTCAGAGCTTATTGCTCCCAGGATCTGTTATCAATGTGCTAAACCCTTCGGTCCCTTTACTTGTTTACTATCAGAACAAAAAACAGTTTTCCTGAATCCAGTACTCATCTATGCCTACTTAGCAGTTGCTCTGCATGCGATATCATGACAGCAACAGTGATTTGTCATGTGGAGAATTCagttctttatttatttgtagaCCATAAGCAATTAATCTCTGTCACTTAACAGAGGTTTCCTTAGAGCTTTCTTGTGTCCACATCATTATCTATAGGTATAAATCCACTACTTcccttatttcttttaaagtgctTTCTCATGTTGTGTAAATGTTATATAGGAGAAATTCTCACCTCTTGCAGTTCTCTTTGAGGGTAAGCTGAGATTTGTTGCAAGTGCATACCCATGAAAATCGGAGTGTAGAGTGTTAAGCAGGATGTAATTAGCTATGTTGCATCTTGACCAGAAACCTTGGTGCCCAGTGGTGCTGTGGATGTTTTGGAATGACTTGAAAAATGTAGGCAGGTCTGTTTGAGGTCTGATAGGTGTCACCATGGAAAAGCTAAGAaatagtgtttgtttttttcataattgGAAAATTTGTACTTTCTTCTGTACCACTGTTTTCAGTAACCTCTTACTATGTTGTGTATCTTACAGCAGACCACCTTGGTTTGACCTTCCTCCACCACCTTACTGTTCTGAGTCTGAATCCCCTAATCAGCCAGATCTTCCTCCTTACCGATCTCGAACGGGAAGCTTGGTGAGCACAGACACCCCCATGGCAGGAAGCCCTCTGGGCACAGTCGGCAGCTGGACAAGAGAAATCCATGACAGCATGGATGGCCACAGAACTCTTCTCGAGAGGACAGCAGATCAAAGCGATTCTCTGGTCAACCATATTACTGAAAGAGAAGTGTAACTGCTTTGAGATGGGCAGGAAGACATTTACTTTTTCAAGTCTGTATGGGTTAATCTGCTGTAGCTAATAGATTTCAGGGGGACATGTGCCTGAATGATTACTTGATTTGAATCCACACTAAGTTAATATGTGAATTCAACATTTTGGGCTCATCAAAGACAGAGCTGTGAGAATTAAACCTAAGAGTCACATCAGCTCTCCACAATATTTCTGCGAGCAAGTTCTGGTTCAGACTAGTAAGAGAAACATCAGTGCTGTGTCAAGGAACTGATGTGATGTATTTCTTGGACTATTTACTGTATATGAatgtatatatgtgcatgtataaTATATACCAATGTTGCACACAAAAACTATGCCAAAAGGACTCTCGTTTTCAGACTGTCTCCTGTCGAAATGTGAGCTGTTTCTTATTACTGCCTGGTGCCAACTGGTTGTCACTGAAGCACATGAGAGGCAGTCTTTCTGCTTGGAGGTCTGGTGCCCAATGCTAGCCCACTGGCAGTGCTCAAATTGCAGAAAATGTCCTACTTGACCCTTCTCTTCGTGGCCTGAACATTATCACTGTGaatgtaattttcaaaatttaagaTTGTAAGGATGCAACAACTCTGTAACTGAGCAAATGAGGGGTTTTTCCCAGATGCTAATATCTAGACCAAATTTGCACGGGTTTTCTCAGGACCACCACAAAGGTTGGCTTATCTGTCAAACTTCAAGGCTGAGTACAGAGGCACTGAAGCTTCTCAACAAACCAGCGCGAAACTTCTTTTCAGGTGTGGCAAAACAACATTACTCCACATattcattcttaaaaaaacccaaaacaaccaaacaacaaaacaaaaaactccaaactGTTCCAGCTAAATCTTGAACACCAAAACCAGCCAGAGGCAAACGCCCATCACGGAAAGCTTTAGTGTGAATGACTTGTTTGTTATATTTGTAAATTAACAGAAAGCAGGTCATGTAGTGAAAGGTGTTGGGCTTGTCAGCCCTGTCTACAGCGTGTATACGTACACAATGTTTAATACTCTGCGTATGTATGTAAGTAGTGTATTGCA contains the following coding sequences:
- the LDLRAD3 gene encoding low-density lipoprotein receptor class A domain-containing protein 3 isoform X2 — its product is MWLLWLLLGSAESQLLPGNNFTNECNIPGNFMCSNGRCIPGAWQCDGLPDCFDDSDEKECPKAKSKCGATFFPCASGIHCIIGRFRCNGFEDCPDGSDEENCTNPLLCSTARFHCKNGLCIDKSFVCDSQNNCQDNSDEESCESPQEAGSGQDYVTSENQLLYYPSITYAIIGSSVIFVLVVAFLALVLHHQRKRNNLMTLPVHRLQHPVLLSRLVVLDHPHHCSVTYNVNNGIQYMSNQAYHRPVDLDSPPSYSEAVLDQSRPPWFDLPPPPYCSESESPNQPDLPPYRSRTGSLVSTDTPMAGSPLGTVGSWTREIHDSMDGHRTLLERTADQSDSLVNHITEREV
- the LDLRAD3 gene encoding low-density lipoprotein receptor class A domain-containing protein 3 isoform X1 encodes the protein MWLLWLLLGSAESQLLPGNNFTNECNIPGNFMCSNGRCIPGAWQCDGLPDCFDDSDEKECPKAKSKCGATFFPCASGIHCIIGRFRCNGFEDCPDGSDEENCTANPLLCSTARFHCKNGLCIDKSFVCDSQNNCQDNSDEESCESPQEAGSGQDYVTSENQLLYYPSITYAIIGSSVIFVLVVAFLALVLHHQRKRNNLMTLPVHRLQHPVLLSRLVVLDHPHHCSVTYNVNNGIQYMSNQAYHRPVDLDSPPSYSEAVLDQSRPPWFDLPPPPYCSESESPNQPDLPPYRSRTGSLVSTDTPMAGSPLGTVGSWTREIHDSMDGHRTLLERTADQSDSLVNHITEREV
- the LDLRAD3 gene encoding low-density lipoprotein receptor class A domain-containing protein 3 isoform X3, giving the protein MWLLWLLLGSAESQLLPGNNFTNECNIPGNFMCSNGRCIPGAWQCDGLPDCFDDSDEKECPKAKSKCGATFFPCASGIHCIIGRFRCNGFEDCPDGSDEENCKAGSGQDYVTSENQLLYYPSITYAIIGSSVIFVLVVAFLALVLHHQRKRNNLMTLPVHRLQHPVLLSRLVVLDHPHHCSVTYNVNNGIQYMSNQAYHRPVDLDSPPSYSEAVLDQSRPPWFDLPPPPYCSESESPNQPDLPPYRSRTGSLVSTDTPMAGSPLGTVGSWTREIHDSMDGHRTLLERTADQSDSLVNHITEREV